Proteins encoded in a region of the Zunongwangia endophytica genome:
- a CDS encoding DUF2797 domain-containing protein — MRYEGVLTKMKTELLENVEYYLEFENDFLNLNQLLEKNLSLNFLRFQCLNCGQQKKIFRQGFCYDCFTSIPQAGEWIMKPELSKAHLDQEDRDLEYEKRVQLTPHIVYLANSSNVKVGVTRKTQVPTRWIDQGAHEAIEIVEVPNRYLAGITEIALKAHVSDKTNWRKMLTNDILDLNLEEEREKLKDFIPEEAKAYYLPDNKETEIKFPVKEFSSKIKTLNLTKSPFYQGKLMGVKGQYLLFEDGTAFNVRAHEGFVVELKIA, encoded by the coding sequence ATGAGATACGAAGGTGTGCTCACCAAAATGAAAACAGAACTGTTGGAAAATGTAGAGTATTATCTGGAATTTGAGAACGATTTTTTAAATCTTAATCAGCTTCTAGAGAAAAACTTAAGTCTGAATTTTCTACGTTTTCAATGCCTTAATTGTGGACAACAAAAGAAAATTTTTAGACAGGGTTTTTGTTACGATTGTTTTACCTCGATACCGCAGGCGGGAGAATGGATTATGAAGCCAGAACTCAGTAAAGCACATTTAGATCAGGAAGATCGAGATTTAGAATACGAAAAAAGAGTGCAGCTAACACCGCATATCGTTTATTTAGCAAATTCAAGTAATGTAAAAGTTGGTGTGACTCGTAAAACTCAGGTGCCTACAAGATGGATCGATCAGGGAGCACACGAAGCAATTGAAATTGTAGAAGTTCCCAATAGATATTTGGCCGGAATTACAGAAATTGCTTTAAAGGCTCATGTTTCTGATAAAACAAACTGGCGGAAAATGTTAACCAATGATATTTTAGATTTAAACCTGGAAGAAGAGCGAGAAAAATTAAAAGATTTTATTCCTGAAGAAGCCAAAGCGTACTATTTACCGGATAATAAAGAAACTGAAATTAAGTTTCCTGTAAAGGAATTTTCATCAAAAATTAAAACGCTGAATCTTACAAAATCACCATTTTATCAGGGAAAATTAATGGGTGTAAAAGGCCAATATCTATTATTTGAAGATGGAACTGCTTTTAATGTTAGAGCTCATGAAGGTTTTGTGGTAGAACTTAAGATCGCTTAA
- a CDS encoding PLDc N-terminal domain-containing protein: MRKALLFLIPLLICLISIGCGSDSKEISLNEFNEEILPSEEIKKVVIEDREDIFIYTSEKVPYRLKASEIGDIEEFIDHLYSQQENIDITYNANVNNTGLLLWQLFNLLVPILLLTHIILLWIALRKVIKSTAGDLEKILYAMISIFVPFFGPIIYLTTKPKS; encoded by the coding sequence ATGCGAAAAGCCTTACTATTTCTTATTCCACTTTTAATTTGTCTAATATCAATTGGATGCGGTAGCGATTCTAAAGAAATATCACTTAACGAATTTAACGAAGAAATTTTACCTTCCGAAGAAATCAAGAAAGTGGTAATCGAAGATCGCGAAGATATATTCATTTATACTTCAGAAAAGGTACCTTATAGACTTAAGGCTAGCGAAATTGGTGATATCGAAGAATTTATAGATCATTTATACTCTCAGCAAGAAAATATAGATATCACCTATAATGCGAATGTTAATAATACAGGACTTTTATTATGGCAACTTTTTAATCTCCTTGTTCCCATCCTTTTACTTACTCACATCATATTATTATGGATTGCATTAAGAAAGGTCATTAAATCTACAGCTGGAGATCTAGAGAAAATCCTATACGCTATGATTTCAATATTCGTTCCATTCTTTGGCCCGATTATTTATTTAACCACAAAACCAAAATCATAA
- a CDS encoding GH3 auxin-responsive promoter family protein produces the protein MPIPLVNSIASWFLKKRIHQMELFIKYPHDVQDELLKGLIHKAKNTEIGRKYAFSEIKSYKDFASRVPLHSYENYYEAIERSRLGENNIFWPTPIKWFAKSSGTTNAKSKFIPVSEDSLEHCHYAAGKDLLCVYLNNNPGSQFFTGKSLRLGGSKEIYKDKGTSYGDLSAILIDNMPFWAEFSSTPSNEVSLMHDWEVKMQAIVEETIKENVTSLAGVPSWMLVLLNNVLEHTGKESIFEVWRNIEVYFHGGVSFDPYAAQYQKILPNEDFRYYEIYNASEGFFACQDQNDNKDLLLMLDYGIFYEFIPMHTYGSNEEEIIPLSEVEIGKNYAIVITTNAGLWRYKIGDTVRFTSTSPYRIKVSGRTKHHINVFGEELIIENAETALKKASLTNNCEIVDYTAAPVFMDGKEKGAHEWIIEFKNPPKSMSEFNEDLDKALQQVNSDYEAKRYLNMTLNAPKIHVAREKLFHDWLQKNGKLGGQHKIPRLSNSRDYVEELLGMM, from the coding sequence ATGCCAATTCCATTAGTAAATTCCATTGCTTCATGGTTTCTAAAGAAGCGTATTCACCAAATGGAATTATTTATAAAGTATCCTCACGATGTACAGGATGAGCTTCTAAAAGGACTAATTCATAAAGCTAAAAACACAGAAATTGGTAGAAAATATGCATTTTCTGAAATCAAATCCTATAAGGATTTCGCTTCTCGTGTCCCATTACATTCTTACGAAAATTATTACGAAGCGATCGAAAGAAGCCGTTTAGGAGAAAATAATATCTTTTGGCCTACACCTATAAAATGGTTCGCAAAATCTAGCGGAACTACTAATGCGAAAAGTAAATTTATACCAGTAAGTGAGGATTCTCTGGAGCATTGTCATTATGCTGCCGGGAAAGATCTGCTTTGCGTGTATTTAAATAATAACCCAGGCTCTCAGTTTTTTACAGGTAAAAGTTTACGCTTAGGCGGAAGTAAAGAAATATACAAAGATAAAGGGACTAGCTACGGTGATTTATCGGCTATTTTAATTGATAATATGCCTTTTTGGGCCGAGTTTAGTAGCACGCCAAGTAATGAAGTTTCTTTGATGCATGATTGGGAAGTAAAAATGCAAGCCATTGTTGAAGAAACCATAAAAGAAAATGTAACCAGTCTTGCCGGCGTTCCTTCCTGGATGTTGGTTTTGCTGAATAACGTTTTAGAACATACCGGTAAAGAAAGTATTTTCGAAGTTTGGCGAAATATTGAAGTTTATTTTCACGGTGGTGTAAGCTTCGATCCTTATGCCGCTCAATATCAAAAGATCTTACCTAACGAAGATTTTAGATATTACGAAATTTATAACGCTTCGGAAGGTTTTTTTGCCTGTCAGGATCAAAATGACAATAAAGATTTGCTCTTAATGTTAGACTACGGAATTTTCTATGAGTTTATTCCGATGCATACCTACGGAAGTAATGAGGAAGAGATCATCCCCCTTTCTGAAGTTGAAATTGGTAAAAATTACGCCATCGTTATTACGACCAATGCAGGTTTATGGCGTTATAAAATTGGCGATACGGTTCGATTTACCTCAACTAGTCCCTATCGTATAAAAGTATCTGGAAGAACAAAACATCACATTAACGTTTTTGGCGAAGAGTTGATTATAGAAAACGCAGAAACTGCATTAAAAAAAGCATCGCTTACCAACAATTGCGAGATTGTCGATTATACAGCTGCCCCGGTTTTTATGGATGGGAAAGAAAAAGGAGCGCACGAGTGGATTATTGAATTTAAGAATCCGCCAAAATCTATGTCAGAATTTAATGAAGATTTAGACAAGGCCCTGCAGCAAGTAAATAGTGATTACGAAGCGAAGCGCTATTTAAATATGACTCTGAATGCGCCTAAAATTCACGTAGCACGGGAAAAGTTATTTCATGATTGGCTTCAGAAAAATGGTAAACTAGGCGGGCAGCATAAAATACCAAGATTATCGAATTCTAGAGATTATGTGGAAGAATTACTAGGGATGATGTAG
- a CDS encoding 1-aminocyclopropane-1-carboxylate deaminase/D-cysteine desulfhydrase, which translates to MNAERNFDLIFNKNEAVFSRNDFIKKFEKQNIEVWLKREDLLHAEVSGNKFRKLKYNVLKAKALQKSQILTFGGAFSNHIAATAAAGRIHNIPTIGVIRGEELKKDLQKTLKSNPTLKFASENGMQFHFISREDFRRKNDSDFVESLHHEFGDFYLIPEGGTNELAIRGCEEILSESDKEFDVICVASGTGGTASGLINASAENQKVLAFSALKGEFLKEEISHFSNKKNWTLVSDEHFGGYAKINEELVSFINDFKTEFGIQLDPIYTGKMMFGIFDLIEKNHFPENSRILAIHTGGLQGIAGMNRYLEKKKMSLIIE; encoded by the coding sequence ATGAATGCAGAGCGCAACTTCGATTTGATTTTCAATAAAAATGAGGCAGTTTTTTCTCGAAATGACTTTATCAAGAAATTTGAAAAGCAGAATATTGAAGTTTGGTTAAAGCGAGAAGATTTACTGCATGCTGAAGTTTCCGGGAATAAATTCAGGAAGCTTAAATACAATGTTTTAAAAGCCAAAGCGCTCCAAAAAAGTCAAATTTTGACTTTTGGAGGTGCTTTTTCTAATCATATTGCGGCGACTGCCGCGGCAGGAAGAATTCATAATATTCCCACAATCGGAGTAATTCGTGGGGAAGAGCTGAAAAAAGACCTTCAGAAAACGCTAAAATCAAATCCTACCTTAAAGTTTGCTTCGGAGAATGGGATGCAATTTCACTTTATTTCAAGAGAAGATTTCCGAAGAAAAAATGATTCCGATTTTGTCGAATCTTTACATCATGAATTTGGCGATTTTTATTTAATTCCCGAAGGCGGAACAAATGAGCTTGCTATTAGAGGCTGCGAAGAGATTTTAAGTGAATCTGATAAAGAATTCGATGTGATTTGCGTCGCTTCCGGAACTGGCGGTACAGCTTCAGGTTTGATAAATGCTTCAGCTGAAAATCAAAAGGTTTTGGCTTTTTCAGCATTAAAAGGGGAGTTTTTAAAAGAAGAAATTAGTCATTTCAGCAATAAAAAAAACTGGACACTCGTTAGCGATGAGCATTTTGGTGGTTATGCTAAAATAAATGAAGAACTCGTTAGTTTTATAAATGACTTTAAAACGGAGTTTGGGATTCAGCTAGATCCAATTTATACAGGGAAGATGATGTTTGGTATTTTTGATTTAATTGAAAAAAATCACTTTCCTGAAAATTCACGTATTTTAGCCATCCATACAGGAGGATTGCAGGGAATAGCTGGTATGAACCGTTATTTAGAGAAAAAGAAAATGAGCTTAATAATTGAATAA
- a CDS encoding glucosaminidase domain-containing protein, protein MRLKPYIILILLSLVVASCGSKKKVTTRKNRKHRNEAVINNRNQGNRNTNTPAEIADAETMPVRTYDFTVENYIADYAPIAQQEMQLYKVPASITLAQGILESGSGKGRLAQEANNHFGIKCHDWQGDKIYHDDDRNQECFRKYRHPKYSFRDHSLFLAERRRYAALFDLDTDDYKGWAKGLRDAGYATDRRYPQKLMDLIERYELYRYDAEVLDRPSPNYTTEFKAKGDSYIVKKGDTLYSIAKRYDTTVEEIKRLNRLVGNTIDIGQTLLVKERP, encoded by the coding sequence ATGAGGTTGAAGCCTTACATCATACTAATTTTATTATCACTAGTTGTCGCTTCCTGCGGAAGTAAGAAAAAAGTGACTACTCGTAAAAATAGAAAGCATAGAAACGAAGCGGTAATCAATAATCGTAATCAGGGAAACAGGAATACCAATACTCCTGCTGAAATTGCTGATGCTGAAACTATGCCGGTAAGAACCTACGATTTTACCGTAGAAAACTATATCGCCGATTATGCGCCAATTGCGCAGCAGGAAATGCAATTGTACAAAGTGCCTGCAAGCATAACTTTGGCACAGGGAATTCTCGAATCTGGTTCGGGAAAAGGAAGATTGGCGCAAGAGGCTAATAATCACTTTGGGATTAAATGTCACGATTGGCAGGGCGATAAGATTTATCACGACGATGATCGCAATCAGGAGTGTTTTAGAAAATATCGCCATCCAAAATATTCTTTTAGAGATCATTCTTTATTCCTGGCAGAAAGACGTCGCTATGCAGCGCTTTTTGATTTGGATACCGATGATTACAAAGGTTGGGCAAAAGGATTAAGGGATGCAGGTTATGCTACCGATCGTCGCTATCCACAGAAGTTGATGGACTTGATTGAGCGTTACGAACTATATCGCTATGATGCTGAAGTTTTAGATCGTCCTTCGCCAAATTACACGACCGAGTTTAAAGCAAAAGGCGACAGTTATATTGTTAAAAAAGGAGATACTTTGTATTCTATCGCCAAACGATACGACACAACTGTAGAAGAGATTAAAAGATTAAACCGATTAGTTGGAAATACTATTGATATAGGACAAACCTTATTAGTAAAAGAACGACCATAA
- a CDS encoding sugar O-acetyltransferase, whose protein sequence is MKSQKEKMLSGELYFAGDEELTKERLKARELIKKYNSIPEEQPEKLTATLKDLIPNGGKELVVQPPFFCDYGYNIKTGDGVYFNFNCVILDGMEVSIGSRSMFGPNVQIYTASHPLNAKERASLLEFSKAIEIGEDVWVGGNVTICPGVKIGNRAVIGAGSVVTKDIPDDVFAAGNPCKVIKKIEK, encoded by the coding sequence ATGAAATCACAAAAAGAAAAAATGCTTTCTGGTGAATTATATTTTGCTGGTGATGAAGAGCTGACTAAAGAGCGTTTGAAAGCGAGGGAACTTATAAAAAAGTATAATTCTATTCCCGAAGAACAGCCGGAAAAGTTAACTGCTACTTTGAAAGATTTGATTCCGAATGGTGGAAAAGAATTAGTTGTTCAGCCACCTTTCTTTTGTGATTACGGGTATAACATCAAAACTGGAGACGGTGTTTACTTCAATTTTAATTGTGTCATTTTGGATGGCATGGAAGTTAGCATAGGTTCTCGAAGTATGTTTGGTCCTAATGTGCAAATTTATACTGCTTCGCATCCTCTAAATGCAAAGGAAAGGGCTTCACTTTTAGAATTTTCTAAAGCGATAGAAATAGGAGAAGATGTTTGGGTTGGTGGGAATGTTACCATCTGTCCCGGTGTCAAAATTGGAAATCGAGCAGTTATAGGAGCAGGAAGTGTAGTGACCAAAGACATTCCTGATGATGTTTTCGCTGCCGGAAATCCTTGTAAAGTAATTAAAAAAATAGAGAAATAG
- a CDS encoding DUF5522 domain-containing protein, translating into MSFPRKKIPLEDGDYYLTPEGYKCFTEQYHLKRGYCCESGCRHCPYGYDKKTNSQ; encoded by the coding sequence ATGAGTTTTCCAAGAAAAAAAATACCTTTAGAAGACGGCGACTATTATTTAACGCCAGAAGGTTATAAATGTTTTACAGAGCAATATCATCTTAAACGTGGCTATTGCTGCGAAAGCGGTTGTAGACATTGCCCCTACGGTTATGATAAAAAGACGAATTCTCAATAA
- the hemL gene encoding glutamate-1-semialdehyde 2,1-aminomutase — protein sequence MIYQRSSALFAEAKKVIPGGVNSPVRAFKAVGGDPIFIERAEGAYIYDEDGNKLVDYINSWGPMILGHAHKPVVDAVIERAKKGTSFGTPTEIETKIAELAVKMVPNIDKIRMVNSGTEACMSAVRLARGFTGKEKIIKFAGCYHGHSDSFLIQAGSGAMTFGTPNSPGVTQGTAKDTLLAAYNDLEEVKQIAEQNKDEIACIIVEPVPGNMGCIPPTEGFLEGLRKLCDETGILLIFDEVMTGFRLAAGGVQERLGINADIVCFGKVIGGGLPVGAFAARNEIMDYLAPVGPVYQAGTLSGNPLAMAAGLAMLTELSGNPEIFKSIDKKTEYLHEGMEKVLNANGVKHTINRVGSMISVHFSEDAVTDFASSAEAAKNGKFNTFFHGMLENGIYIAPSAFETWFISDALSYDDLDATIAAVDKVTKDFD from the coding sequence ATGATTTATCAAAGAAGTAGTGCCTTATTTGCTGAAGCTAAAAAAGTAATTCCGGGTGGAGTAAATTCACCGGTTAGAGCTTTTAAAGCGGTAGGAGGAGATCCTATTTTTATTGAAAGAGCCGAAGGTGCTTATATTTATGATGAAGACGGAAATAAGCTTGTCGATTATATTAATTCCTGGGGGCCAATGATACTTGGTCATGCTCATAAACCGGTAGTAGATGCGGTAATTGAAAGAGCTAAAAAAGGAACTTCGTTTGGTACGCCTACAGAGATTGAAACCAAAATAGCCGAATTAGCGGTAAAAATGGTTCCGAATATCGATAAGATTAGAATGGTAAACTCAGGAACCGAAGCTTGTATGAGTGCAGTTCGACTAGCCAGAGGTTTTACCGGAAAAGAGAAAATTATCAAATTTGCAGGTTGTTATCACGGGCATAGTGATTCATTTTTAATTCAGGCTGGGAGTGGAGCGATGACTTTTGGAACGCCTAACAGCCCGGGTGTTACGCAGGGAACGGCAAAAGATACTTTGCTTGCCGCTTATAATGATTTAGAGGAAGTGAAGCAGATTGCTGAACAAAATAAGGATGAAATTGCCTGTATTATTGTAGAACCTGTGCCGGGAAATATGGGATGTATTCCTCCAACTGAAGGATTTTTGGAAGGTTTGAGAAAGCTTTGTGATGAAACCGGAATCTTACTGATTTTCGATGAGGTGATGACAGGTTTTAGATTGGCAGCAGGTGGTGTACAGGAACGATTAGGAATCAATGCTGATATTGTTTGCTTTGGAAAAGTAATTGGTGGAGGTTTGCCGGTTGGTGCTTTTGCTGCCCGAAATGAAATTATGGATTATTTGGCTCCTGTTGGGCCGGTATATCAGGCAGGAACCTTAAGTGGAAATCCACTGGCGATGGCAGCCGGATTAGCGATGCTTACTGAACTATCTGGAAATCCTGAGATTTTTAAAAGTATCGATAAAAAGACCGAATATCTTCATGAAGGTATGGAGAAAGTTTTAAATGCAAATGGAGTAAAACATACGATTAACCGAGTAGGTTCGATGATTTCTGTACATTTTTCTGAAGATGCAGTAACTGATTTTGCTTCTTCTGCGGAAGCTGCAAAAAATGGAAAGTTCAATACTTTTTTCCACGGAATGTTAGAAAACGGAATTTATATTGCACCAAGTGCTTTTGAAACCTGGTTTATTAGTGATGCGTTAAGTTACGATGATTTAGATGCAACGATTGCAGCTGTAGATAAAGTAACTAAAGATTTTGACTAA